From the genome of Vigna angularis cultivar LongXiaoDou No.4 chromosome 11, ASM1680809v1, whole genome shotgun sequence, one region includes:
- the LOC128194833 gene encoding VQ motif-containing protein 25-like — MTKLETSSLSSKLRINRDSRAISKLKSEIRIVHVFAPEIIEIDAANFRELVQRLTGKPEEGSGGSKSKTAPTEDAMDSDPKEALIIQDEEEFLSLQNGVRVKDEHEEEEGQDGLWRSKFSGFVDGFSEFDSLMKELSTAPEVKQS; from the coding sequence ATGACAAAGCTAGAAACTTCTTCACTATCCTCAAAGCTGAGAATTAACAGAGATTCACGTGCAATATCAAAGTTGAAGTCAGAGATTAGGATAGTTCATGTGTTTGCTCctgaaataattgaaattgatgCTGCTAATTTCAGAGAGTTAGTTCAAAGACTCACAGGAAAGCCAGAAGAAGGGAGCGGTGGAAGCAAGTCCAAAACCGCACCAACCGAAGATGCTATGGATTCAGACCCGAAGGAGGCTTTGATCATTCAAGATGAAGAGGAGTTTCTGAGTCTGCAAAATGGGGTAAGGGTGAAAGATGAAcatgaagaggaagaaggtcAAGATGGTCTATGGAGATCAAAGTTCAGTGGTTTCGTTGATGGGTTCTCAGAATTTGATTCTTTGATGAAAGAGTTAAGCACTGCGCCTGAAGTGAAGCAAAGTTAG